From a single bacterium genomic region:
- a CDS encoding response regulator — MIGRGSTFVAEKYRVLVVEDDDDGREALCAILEALGYETLAFASGPDTLAGIADEHVDIALLDIMMPVMNGYELLEELKKLEMFEDLPVLMVTAKDQDGEILEGYQHGADYYITKPYTAKQIEYGLKLFLE; from the coding sequence ATGATAGGAAGAGGGAGCACTTTCGTGGCTGAAAAATATCGCGTTCTCGTAGTGGAAGATGATGATGATGGTAGAGAGGCCCTGTGCGCGATCTTGGAGGCCCTCGGATACGAAACCCTAGCATTCGCCTCTGGGCCAGATACTCTTGCGGGCATTGCCGACGAGCACGTCGACATCGCGCTCCTTGATATCATGATGCCGGTAATGAACGGATATGAGCTCTTGGAAGAGCTTAAAAAGCTCGAGATGTTTGAAGATCTCCCTGTCCTTATGGTTACAGCGAAAGACCAAGATGGTGAGATTCTTGAGGGATATCAACACGGCGCAGACTACTACATAACAAAACCTTATACCGCAAAACAGATTGAATACGGGCTTAAGCTATTCCTTGAGTAA
- the tmk gene encoding dTMP kinase produces the protein MRAFSLIVSTKTFTPHACQGLIVLEGVNGAGKSTLQEKIKNHFSATHKVVTSFEPGGTPLGQSLRKLLLEKQSMSISPLAEALLFSADRAEHVRSLIRPQLMSGSLVLLDRYYYSTVAFQGYGHELPIEPLLQLSEIAIQGQRPDLVLLIDLPPEEGLRRNADKEEEDKFEDEELEFHERLRMGFLELAERLPEPFAILDGMKSSEEIFAEAKELVQKVVDSTISIP, from the coding sequence CTGAGAGCCTTTTCATTGATTGTATCAACCAAAACTTTCACACCACATGCTTGCCAGGGGCTCATCGTTTTGGAAGGTGTTAATGGTGCTGGCAAGTCAACACTTCAAGAGAAAATTAAAAATCACTTCAGTGCGACACATAAAGTCGTCACTTCCTTTGAACCAGGTGGAACACCTCTCGGACAATCGCTCAGGAAACTGCTTCTTGAAAAACAAAGCATGTCTATTAGCCCACTCGCTGAGGCACTTCTCTTCTCTGCCGACAGAGCGGAGCATGTCCGCTCACTGATCAGGCCTCAACTCATGTCTGGCAGCTTAGTCCTCCTTGACCGCTACTACTACTCTACCGTTGCCTTTCAAGGATATGGCCATGAACTCCCCATTGAGCCACTCTTACAACTCAGTGAAATTGCAATCCAGGGACAGCGGCCTGACCTCGTTCTTCTCATCGATCTCCCACCAGAGGAAGGCCTTCGCAGAAACGCTGATAAAGAAGAAGAGGACAAATTCGAAGATGAGGAGCTAGAGTTTCACGAGCGCTTACGAATGGGATTCTTGGAGCTTGCTGAGAGGCTACCAGAACCTTTTGCCATTCTTGATGGAATGAAATCATCAGAAGAGATTTTCGCTGAGGCAAAGGAACTTGTACAAAAGGTAGTTGATTCGACTATTTCAATTCCCTGA